In Sphingobacterium zeae, one genomic interval encodes:
- a CDS encoding UvrD-helicase domain-containing protein, whose translation MKSVAPLKILKASAGSGKTFSLTLHYLALLLSNENSYKEILAVTFTNKATAEMKERILSVLHGLATGHPSPKIEDFRKLLLAQQPGWTSHLVQEKAHRVYRRILHDYSHFTISTIDGFSQKVIRAFTYELNLDAAYKIEMNVNKVKNELTVMLNQLLDERPDLLDWIITYAEKKIAKNENWNYRQQLMSLASLIFSENFQEFDSYINSANPKEVFNLLNQEIEQKISAFTEALSMTIEAFSETFKKFNLTENDLKGKSRNKIISASKTSKKTEKLSASEIAKIIEKYLLLIDNEDAFTDSDKNIRHDLMAAFAPILASFQKLHDNLSAYIAYQAVQNNLYYLRLLKEMSDLLTQWRRDNGAQLISDSQILLNKLGIDENSDPTFIWEKIGNRFNYFLFDEFQDTSRIQWKNYSPLLINALADAKGTVSEHLIVGDVKQSIYRWRNGDWRILLQQVEQQIVHAFHLDDDSKTTFIENGSLDTNFRSLPNIIHLNNYLFSSIPKHLQQVLNEKVSESLDEEGKQWWASSGNDSMLVKAYENSQQMVPEHKKGKFDQLGSIEISYIPVTDGRYRRNQVIEESLVNLCQKIKEWLLDKRYQPQQIGILVRSNSQAKLVIEKLMDFKKHQQLTFEVISGDALSLASNDAVLLLIETLKALVYNSEKHTIHKAKIVYLYQHIQNSTVDQNAWLKFATNDIHELQDYLPEALIDSWEMAQKQPLVHLIEKLIEIYGFTTADNIHLPYLLAFKDMISTFSTNGERGIIQFLEFWEEDGNRAVLPSNGQINAIEVTTIHKSKGLAYDVVMIPFCSWDLDGMINGDFWIETSETPFAQLGKIPIKYTSTVGKSIFFKQYFEEMLFNYMDALNTFYVATTRAVEHLYITAPCFKESVDKKTGEITGYDTKDEYISDVLFQVLDTPESPFKIENKVLYIDQIIQKRKAQFRNDNIISLTHYPISKELEMALEKASTRSINDIMMLEKAAQYGILAHDIMAQISNEEDIHKLVGRLIQEGVLSKDEQPFLMQEINQIWKHPIINKWLTGNYKIWNEASIITAKGETIRPDKVITSKEETIVLDFKFTQTDYIGHQYQVDNYKKNLENLGYNNVRAFLYYAKSNQLTEVK comes from the coding sequence ATGAAATCCGTTGCGCCATTAAAAATACTCAAAGCTTCAGCCGGTTCGGGGAAAACCTTTAGCTTAACTTTACACTATCTCGCACTCCTCCTATCCAACGAGAATAGCTATAAGGAGATTTTAGCGGTCACATTCACCAATAAGGCAACTGCCGAGATGAAAGAACGTATCCTATCGGTACTCCATGGCCTAGCAACAGGCCACCCTAGCCCTAAGATTGAAGATTTCAGAAAGTTATTACTGGCACAACAGCCAGGCTGGACTTCACATCTTGTGCAGGAGAAAGCTCACCGTGTTTATCGCCGTATCTTGCATGATTATAGTCATTTTACAATAAGTACAATTGATGGTTTCTCCCAAAAGGTCATCCGTGCATTTACGTATGAACTCAATCTTGATGCAGCTTACAAGATTGAAATGAACGTCAATAAAGTGAAAAATGAGCTGACAGTTATGCTCAATCAATTACTGGATGAGCGCCCCGATCTACTCGATTGGATTATAACTTATGCTGAAAAGAAGATAGCAAAAAATGAAAATTGGAACTACCGTCAGCAATTGATGAGCTTAGCGAGCCTTATTTTTTCTGAAAATTTCCAGGAATTTGATAGTTACATCAACTCGGCAAATCCCAAGGAGGTTTTTAATCTCCTGAATCAGGAGATTGAACAGAAGATAAGCGCATTTACCGAAGCGCTATCCATGACAATTGAAGCGTTTAGTGAGACATTCAAAAAATTCAACCTCACTGAAAATGACCTGAAGGGTAAATCACGCAATAAAATAATCTCAGCCAGCAAAACCAGTAAAAAGACGGAAAAACTGAGCGCTTCTGAAATTGCCAAGATAATAGAAAAATACCTTCTGTTAATCGACAATGAAGATGCTTTTACCGATAGTGATAAAAATATACGTCATGATCTTATGGCTGCATTCGCCCCTATCTTGGCATCCTTCCAAAAGTTACACGACAACCTATCCGCCTACATAGCCTATCAAGCAGTACAGAATAACCTCTATTACCTTCGTTTACTCAAAGAAATGAGCGATTTACTGACACAGTGGCGACGCGATAATGGTGCCCAGTTAATTTCCGATTCTCAGATTCTGTTAAACAAACTCGGAATTGATGAAAATAGCGACCCAACATTTATCTGGGAGAAAATCGGCAATCGCTTTAACTACTTTTTGTTTGACGAATTTCAGGATACTTCGCGCATTCAATGGAAAAATTATAGTCCACTACTGATCAATGCATTGGCAGATGCCAAAGGTACGGTCAGCGAACACCTGATTGTAGGTGATGTTAAACAAAGCATCTATCGCTGGCGAAATGGCGATTGGCGAATACTACTCCAACAGGTAGAACAACAGATTGTCCATGCCTTTCACTTGGACGACGATAGCAAAACAACCTTTATCGAAAACGGAAGCCTCGACACCAATTTTAGAAGTCTTCCAAATATTATTCATTTAAACAATTACCTGTTTAGCAGTATTCCAAAACATTTGCAACAGGTATTAAATGAAAAAGTATCCGAAAGCCTAGATGAAGAAGGCAAACAGTGGTGGGCTTCCTCGGGCAATGATAGCATGCTTGTCAAAGCGTATGAAAACAGCCAACAGATGGTTCCTGAGCATAAAAAAGGAAAATTTGACCAATTAGGTTCTATTGAGATCTCCTACATCCCCGTTACTGATGGACGTTACCGAAGAAATCAGGTCATCGAAGAATCACTCGTCAATTTATGCCAAAAAATAAAAGAATGGCTACTCGACAAACGCTATCAACCCCAACAGATCGGTATTTTAGTACGTAGTAATTCACAAGCTAAGTTGGTTATCGAAAAACTCATGGATTTCAAAAAACATCAACAGCTCACGTTTGAAGTCATATCAGGAGATGCGCTGTCGCTAGCCAGCAATGATGCTGTTTTACTACTGATCGAAACGCTGAAAGCCTTGGTCTATAATTCGGAGAAACATACCATTCATAAAGCAAAGATCGTCTATCTCTATCAGCATATACAGAATAGTACAGTTGATCAGAATGCATGGTTAAAATTTGCCACAAATGACATCCATGAGCTTCAAGATTATCTCCCTGAGGCACTGATTGACTCTTGGGAAATGGCGCAGAAACAGCCATTGGTCCACTTGATTGAAAAGCTTATTGAAATCTACGGTTTCACAACCGCGGACAATATTCACCTCCCTTACCTTCTCGCATTCAAAGATATGATCTCAACGTTTTCCACGAATGGCGAACGTGGCATTATACAGTTCTTAGAGTTCTGGGAAGAAGATGGCAACCGGGCTGTACTGCCTTCCAATGGACAAATTAATGCGATTGAGGTAACGACAATCCACAAATCAAAAGGACTGGCTTATGATGTGGTCATGATTCCATTTTGTTCATGGGATCTCGACGGCATGATCAACGGCGATTTTTGGATCGAGACATCCGAAACTCCTTTTGCCCAATTGGGGAAAATTCCAATCAAATACACATCTACCGTCGGCAAATCTATATTTTTCAAACAATATTTTGAAGAGATGCTATTCAACTACATGGACGCCCTTAATACGTTCTATGTGGCAACAACCCGCGCCGTTGAACACCTTTATATTACTGCTCCGTGCTTTAAAGAATCTGTCGACAAAAAGACAGGAGAGATTACAGGCTATGATACCAAAGACGAATATATCAGCGATGTGCTCTTCCAAGTCTTAGATACTCCAGAATCGCCGTTTAAAATCGAAAATAAAGTCCTATATATTGATCAGATAATCCAAAAAAGAAAAGCACAGTTTCGAAATGACAATATTATTTCGTTGACCCATTATCCCATTTCCAAAGAACTGGAAATGGCTTTAGAGAAAGCGAGTACGCGCAGTATCAACGATATTATGATGTTGGAAAAAGCGGCACAGTATGGCATATTGGCACACGATATTATGGCTCAGATTTCAAACGAAGAAGACATCCATAAACTGGTTGGCCGACTGATCCAGGAAGGTGTTCTTTCCAAGGATGAGCAGCCCTTTCTCATGCAGGAGATCAATCAAATCTGGAAGCATCCCATCATCAATAAATGGCTTACCGGAAACTATAAGATCTGGAATGAGGCCAGTATCATTACCGCCAAGGGAGAAACCATTCGGCCGGATAAAGTCATCACTTCCAAAGAGGAAACAATCGTACTCGATTTCAAGTTTACGCAGACAGATTATATCGGACATCAGTATCAAGTCGATAACTACAAAAAAAATCTAGAGAATCTAGGCTACAACAATGTTAGGGCTTTTCTCTATTATGCAAAATCAAATCAATTAACTGAAGTAAAATAA
- a CDS encoding 30S ribosomal protein S16, with protein sequence MATKIRLQRHGKKGRPFYHVVVADSRAPRDGKFIERIGSYNPNTNPATIVLDFEKALDWMNKGAQPTDTARAILSYKGVLYKKHLQGGVKKGAFDEAAAEAKFAAWTEANDARISGKKDGLAQTKADARNAALAAEAKKKEEKAAAVAAKNAPVAEETPAEETEAPASEETEG encoded by the coding sequence ATGGCAACTAAAATCAGATTGCAAAGACACGGTAAAAAAGGACGTCCTTTTTACCACGTAGTCGTAGCGGATTCTCGCGCTCCACGTGACGGTAAATTCATTGAACGTATTGGTTCTTACAACCCAAACACTAATCCAGCAACGATCGTTTTGGATTTTGAAAAAGCTTTGGATTGGATGAACAAAGGTGCTCAACCGACTGACACAGCTCGCGCTATCCTTTCTTACAAAGGTGTTCTTTACAAAAAACACTTGCAAGGTGGTGTGAAAAAAGGTGCTTTTGATGAAGCTGCTGCTGAAGCTAAATTTGCAGCTTGGACTGAAGCTAATGATGCAAGAATCTCTGGTAAAAAAGATGGTTTAGCACAAACTAAAGCTGATGCTAGAAATGCTGCTTTAGCTGCTGAAGCTAAGAAAAAAGAAGAAAAAGCTGCTGCTGTAGCTGCTAAAAATGCTCCTGTAGCGGAAGAAACTCCTGCTGAAGAGACTGAAGCTCCTGCATCAGAAGAAACTGAAGGTTAA
- the rimM gene encoding ribosome maturation factor RimM (Essential for efficient processing of 16S rRNA) produces the protein MTIDQSFYIGYISKTRGLKGEVQLFFEFEEYESLDMDVVFVEVNKKLVPYFVDAIKFQKNSTAYVTFEDVDHIDKAQILVRKKLYLSNDKMPERDPDDFRYTDLIGFLVIDENHGELGRITDVQEFPQQFVATVDMDGKELMFPLSDDLILGIDGEEEIIEVELPEGLVDLYKE, from the coding sequence ATGACTATTGATCAAAGCTTTTACATCGGTTATATCAGCAAAACAAGAGGGCTTAAAGGGGAAGTACAGCTATTTTTTGAGTTCGAAGAATACGAGAGTTTGGATATGGATGTCGTCTTCGTGGAAGTGAACAAAAAGCTTGTTCCTTATTTTGTTGACGCCATCAAATTTCAAAAGAACAGTACCGCTTATGTGACATTCGAAGATGTGGATCATATTGATAAGGCTCAAATACTTGTGCGTAAAAAGCTATATCTTTCCAATGATAAAATGCCGGAGCGTGATCCAGATGATTTTAGATATACGGATTTGATCGGGTTTTTAGTAATTGATGAGAACCATGGTGAACTGGGGAGAATAACAGATGTGCAGGAATTTCCACAACAATTTGTTGCTACCGTAGATATGGATGGCAAGGAGCTGATGTTCCCGCTTTCGGACGATTTGATCTTAGGTATTGATGGCGAGGAGGAGATTATTGAAGTTGAACTGCCAGAGGGCTTGGTGGATCTCTATAAAGAATAA
- a CDS encoding methylenetetrahydrofolate reductase translates to MKIIDHIQNANGKTLFSFELLPPAKGQGIQSIFKTMDELMEFKPPFIDVTYHREDYIYKEHAGGLLERVSYRKRPGTVAICAAIMNKYKVDAVPHLICGGFTKEETENALIDLNFLGIDNVLVLRGDARKGDADFIPTDGGHAFATDLLEQVTDMNKGKYLHEDIVTSEKTDFCIGVAGYPEKHFESPNFNTDFKYLKQKVDMGAEFIVTQMFFNVEKYKEFVTKCRDNGIHVPIIPGLKPLTTKKQLVTLPRIFHLDIPEELSDAVSACKTNADVRQVGEEWLVQQCRELIKFGAPVLHFYTMSNPGPTKKIVQKLA, encoded by the coding sequence ATGAAAATTATCGATCATATCCAGAATGCCAACGGAAAAACATTGTTTTCTTTTGAGCTATTACCACCGGCGAAAGGGCAGGGCATCCAAAGTATTTTTAAAACCATGGATGAACTGATGGAGTTTAAACCTCCTTTTATCGACGTAACTTACCACCGCGAAGATTATATCTATAAAGAGCATGCAGGTGGATTACTGGAACGCGTTTCCTATCGCAAACGTCCTGGAACAGTGGCGATATGTGCAGCAATCATGAATAAATATAAAGTTGATGCAGTACCCCATTTGATATGTGGTGGTTTTACTAAGGAGGAAACCGAAAATGCACTGATCGATCTGAACTTCCTGGGCATAGATAATGTCTTAGTATTGCGCGGAGATGCGCGTAAGGGCGATGCTGATTTTATTCCAACGGATGGTGGACATGCTTTTGCAACAGACCTATTGGAACAGGTTACTGATATGAATAAAGGAAAGTATCTACATGAGGATATTGTGACTTCAGAAAAAACTGATTTTTGTATCGGTGTAGCAGGTTACCCCGAAAAACACTTTGAATCGCCAAATTTTAATACTGACTTTAAATATCTGAAACAAAAAGTCGATATGGGGGCGGAATTTATTGTAACTCAAATGTTCTTTAATGTCGAAAAATATAAGGAATTTGTTACTAAATGTAGGGATAATGGAATCCATGTGCCTATTATCCCCGGATTAAAGCCACTGACAACTAAAAAGCAGCTTGTGACCTTACCCAGAATATTTCATCTGGATATTCCAGAAGAACTGAGCGATGCCGTTTCGGCCTGTAAAACGAATGCCGACGTCAGACAAGTCGGAGAAGAGTGGTTGGTACAACAATGTCGGGAGCTGATCAAGTTTGGCGCTCCGGTTTTACATTTTTATACGATGAGTAATCCGGGCCCAACAAAGAAAATTGTACAAAAATTAGCCTAA
- a CDS encoding glycosyltransferase family 117 protein, which produces MEKTVSWWDCGEFIACAYKLEVAHQPGAPLFLLIQNIFSNLAFGNAGKIAYWMNIGSAICSGLTVTFLFWTITAIAKKILREDKYALLSNCLQIFGAGIVGAMAFSFSDSFWYSAVESEVYAMSSLCTAVVFWGILKWEARADEEGSDRWLVFIGFVMGLSIGVHLLNLLAIPAIAMVVYFRKATQVSAKGTLKAFVVGVLILGTVLWGIIQWLVGLAAKVDLVFVNSLGMGFGSGIFFSCSLLVGLIVYGLYYSHIKHKYTLNTALLVFCFVLFGYSSYTMVMIRGKANPSLNNNAPDNVFSFLGYLSREQYVREPLLKGPYYDSQVVGVKSKTGYRKDQSAYVPFTQVDKYQFDKESFFPRIYSQDGSHQAYYRSYLNLKEGQQPTFSDNFKFFFNFQLGDMYTRYFLWNFVGRQNDKQGYGTYNDGNWLSGIKTLDNWRLGGQDKLSPAQEHDPSRNTYFFLPLLLGIAGALWLYRNNKPYTLVVTLLFVFTGIAIVVYLNQTPMQPRERDYAYVGSFYAFAIWIGLGLIALVRFFKRFLRTRYALATGLSFALLGGPIILVHQNWDDHDRSEKSMARDLARNYLEACAPNAILFTYGDHDTFPVWYLQEVEGVRPDVRVVVLSYLTGDWYMQQARQPTYRAAGLPVTIPAEKTKKGVRDYIPFVDRQLEEAVDAGQLLQFVTSDDPEYKVQLSSGEMENYFPSRKVKLDVNRADVVKKKAVPSYLQEAIVSTMEWEIPTDHLTRADLTILSVLENNQWNRPVYFSNMLPSDLKLGLDKYLINEGFTSRLMPIAATGESTEKQSEQAGLVNMEALYHNIMHTYHWGNIKNARYVDTDSFRFSSMYARDIFGKAARLLLANGQIKQAGEVAKKAYDQLPARVYAMSDAVNYADIIDSLYRSGQPQLANNMMDRNLNYVAENMEYLHQLVVDKKNLSFEWNDIQVGLDSVDRYRKILSDAKEDKRLARVEGLRRQYQNWYGLE; this is translated from the coding sequence GTGGAAAAGACGGTAAGCTGGTGGGATTGTGGTGAATTCATTGCCTGTGCTTACAAGCTGGAAGTGGCACACCAACCTGGGGCACCCTTATTTCTTCTGATTCAGAATATATTTTCCAACCTGGCTTTTGGTAATGCCGGTAAAATCGCCTATTGGATGAATATCGGATCGGCAATTTGCAGCGGGCTTACGGTTACATTTTTATTTTGGACCATAACAGCAATTGCCAAGAAGATACTCCGCGAAGACAAATACGCACTCTTATCCAACTGCTTACAGATCTTCGGCGCAGGAATTGTTGGTGCAATGGCATTTAGTTTTAGCGATTCATTTTGGTATTCGGCCGTAGAATCCGAAGTTTATGCGATGTCGTCCTTATGTACAGCAGTTGTGTTTTGGGGAATATTGAAATGGGAAGCTCGTGCTGATGAAGAAGGTAGCGATCGTTGGCTGGTATTTATCGGTTTTGTTATGGGGCTTTCTATTGGCGTTCATTTATTGAATCTTCTGGCTATCCCAGCGATAGCGATGGTTGTCTATTTCAGAAAAGCAACTCAGGTGAGCGCGAAAGGTACCTTAAAAGCTTTTGTAGTAGGTGTACTGATTCTGGGTACCGTTTTGTGGGGTATTATTCAATGGCTGGTTGGCCTGGCAGCTAAAGTTGACCTTGTATTTGTAAATTCACTTGGAATGGGATTTGGTTCCGGCATTTTCTTCTCGTGTTCATTATTGGTCGGATTGATAGTTTACGGTTTGTATTATTCGCATATAAAGCACAAATATACGCTCAACACCGCTCTGTTAGTTTTTTGTTTTGTTTTATTTGGATACAGTTCCTACACCATGGTCATGATCCGGGGAAAAGCAAACCCATCCTTGAATAATAATGCGCCGGATAATGTATTTTCTTTTTTGGGCTATTTGAGCAGGGAACAATATGTCCGGGAACCATTGCTCAAAGGTCCGTATTATGATTCGCAAGTCGTTGGTGTAAAGAGTAAGACAGGCTATCGGAAGGATCAATCGGCGTATGTTCCCTTCACACAGGTAGACAAATATCAATTTGATAAGGAATCCTTTTTCCCGCGTATCTATAGCCAAGATGGAAGCCACCAAGCCTATTATAGAAGTTACCTCAATTTGAAAGAAGGGCAACAACCAACTTTTTCCGATAATTTTAAGTTCTTTTTCAATTTTCAGCTTGGCGATATGTATACCCGGTATTTCTTATGGAATTTTGTCGGTAGACAGAATGATAAGCAAGGGTATGGAACGTATAATGACGGGAATTGGCTGTCAGGGATCAAAACATTGGACAATTGGCGCCTGGGGGGTCAAGATAAACTTTCCCCAGCTCAAGAGCATGATCCAAGCCGAAACACCTATTTCTTTCTGCCGCTGCTTTTGGGGATAGCTGGTGCGCTATGGTTGTATCGAAATAACAAGCCTTATACTTTGGTCGTAACACTACTGTTCGTGTTTACGGGAATAGCGATTGTTGTTTACCTCAATCAAACGCCCATGCAGCCCCGCGAACGGGATTATGCTTATGTGGGCTCTTTCTACGCGTTTGCAATCTGGATTGGATTGGGGCTGATCGCATTGGTTCGTTTTTTCAAACGTTTTTTACGAACACGCTATGCTTTGGCGACAGGTTTATCCTTTGCATTGCTGGGTGGCCCCATTATTTTGGTTCATCAGAACTGGGACGATCATGATCGATCGGAGAAATCGATGGCAAGGGACTTGGCGCGTAATTATCTTGAAGCCTGTGCTCCAAATGCAATTCTATTTACCTATGGCGATCATGATACATTTCCGGTGTGGTACTTACAAGAAGTGGAAGGTGTGCGTCCCGATGTACGGGTGGTCGTCTTAAGTTATCTTACTGGTGATTGGTATATGCAACAGGCCAGGCAGCCGACTTATCGAGCAGCAGGTCTCCCCGTAACAATTCCGGCAGAAAAGACAAAAAAAGGTGTCCGTGATTATATCCCCTTTGTGGATAGGCAACTTGAAGAAGCTGTTGATGCAGGTCAGTTATTACAATTTGTAACCTCAGATGATCCAGAATATAAAGTTCAATTGAGTTCCGGCGAGATGGAAAATTATTTCCCCTCAAGAAAAGTTAAATTGGACGTCAATAGAGCGGATGTCGTTAAGAAAAAAGCAGTTCCATCTTATTTGCAAGAAGCTATTGTATCAACGATGGAATGGGAGATACCAACTGACCACCTAACAAGGGCTGATTTAACAATCTTATCGGTGCTTGAAAATAACCAATGGAACAGGCCCGTCTATTTTTCAAATATGTTGCCAAGTGATCTTAAATTAGGTTTAGATAAATATCTTATCAATGAAGGTTTCACGTCTAGACTGATGCCTATCGCCGCTACGGGTGAGTCAACTGAAAAGCAAAGTGAGCAAGCCGGACTAGTGAATATGGAAGCTTTATATCATAATATTATGCACACATATCATTGGGGCAATATAAAAAATGCTCGATATGTTGATACGGATTCATTCCGCTTTTCAAGCATGTATGCAAGAGATATTTTTGGAAAAGCAGCGCGTCTGTTATTGGCTAATGGCCAAATAAAACAAGCAGGAGAAGTTGCTAAAAAAGCATATGATCAATTACCTGCGCGCGTGTATGCTATGTCAGATGCAGTCAACTATGCTGATATTATTGATAGTCTATATCGTTCTGGACAACCTCAGCTCGCCAATAATATGATGGATCGAAATCTAAATTATGTAGCTGAAAATATGGAATATTTGCATCAACTCGTAGTGGATAAGAAAAATTTAAGTTTCGAATGGAATGATATTCAGGTTGGGTTGGACTCGGTAGACCGCTACCGTAAAATTTTATCGGATGCGAAAGAAGATAAACGATTGGCACGGGTTGAGGGCTTAAGGCGTCAATATCAAAACTGGTATGGTCTAGAGTAA
- a CDS encoding OmpW/AlkL family protein gives MKKLFLIALTLTLGALSLQAQTIPNQRWQMRLRGVAVMPNESAKINTIGGDVDINTKFIPELDFTYFFTKNIAAELILGTTKHKVHTTGSDLTAIGGSSSSNVDLGSVWLLPPTLTAQYHFFPDGAIKPYVGAGINYTIFYSANAGSTVKHVKYDNAFGFATQLGIDFKLSDKYFVNLDAKYILLKTDVNVDASNLAPSLSIPAKVDINPFLLGFGVGMKF, from the coding sequence ATGAAAAAGTTATTTTTAATCGCATTGACACTCACTTTAGGAGCACTAAGTTTACAAGCACAAACAATCCCTAATCAACGTTGGCAAATGAGACTCAGAGGAGTGGCAGTCATGCCAAACGAATCGGCTAAAATTAATACGATAGGCGGAGACGTGGATATCAACACAAAATTTATTCCTGAACTGGACTTCACCTATTTTTTCACAAAAAACATTGCGGCGGAATTGATTCTCGGAACGACAAAACATAAGGTGCATACAACAGGTTCAGATTTAACTGCGATTGGTGGAAGTTCCTCCAGTAATGTTGATCTAGGCAGCGTATGGCTTCTTCCACCTACGCTTACAGCGCAATATCACTTCTTCCCCGACGGAGCTATAAAACCTTATGTGGGCGCAGGGATAAATTACACGATATTCTATAGTGCTAACGCAGGATCCACTGTAAAGCATGTGAAATACGACAATGCTTTTGGCTTCGCTACCCAACTTGGGATTGACTTTAAGCTATCAGACAAATATTTTGTGAATTTAGATGCTAAATATATTCTCTTAAAGACAGATGTTAATGTGGATGCATCCAACTTGGCTCCCAGCTTATCCATACCAGCAAAAGTTGATATCAATCCCTTTCTGCTTGGCTTTGGAGTCGGTATGAAATTCTAA
- a CDS encoding glutamine--tRNA ligase/YqeY domain fusion protein yields the protein MSEEKSLNFIEEIVEEDLRTGKHGGRVLTRFPPEPNGYLHIGHAKSICLNFGLAQQYNGKTNLRFDDTNPVTEDTEYVESIKKDIQWLGFQWAEELYTSDYFEILYRYAVELIKKGLAYVDDSTAEEIAAAKGTPTEPGVPTAYRDRSIEENLTLFAAMRAGKYKDGEKVLRAKIDLASPNMHMRDPLLYRIKHAHHHRTGDQWCIYPMYDFAHGQSDSIEKITHSICTLEFIPHRPLYDWCIDKLEIFPSKQYEFARLNMTYTVMSKRKLLQLVNDKFVESWDDPRMPTISGLRRRGYTPASIRNFCEKIGVQKRENMIDVSLLEFCIREDLNKTAWRRMAVLDPIKLVITNYPDGQVEDLIGENNPEVEGGEGSRSIPFSKELWIERDDFMEDAPKKFFRLGPGLSVRLKHAYIVTCHDFVKDENGKVTEVHCTYVPNSKSGEDTSGLKVKGTIHWISVPHAKEAEVRLYDRLFNDENPAAAEDFKASINPESLHIIERAYIEPDLTHATPGKGYQFIRLGYFTLDTHSTLSQLVFNRTVTLKDSWGKEVKKNA from the coding sequence ATGAGTGAAGAAAAATCATTAAATTTTATCGAGGAAATTGTCGAAGAGGATCTTCGCACAGGGAAGCATGGCGGACGTGTATTGACACGTTTTCCTCCTGAGCCAAATGGTTACCTCCACATTGGTCACGCCAAATCCATCTGCTTGAACTTTGGATTAGCACAGCAGTATAATGGCAAGACTAATCTACGTTTTGATGACACTAACCCTGTCACTGAGGATACGGAGTATGTTGAAAGCATCAAGAAAGATATTCAATGGCTTGGTTTCCAGTGGGCAGAGGAATTATATACTTCAGATTATTTCGAGATACTATATCGTTATGCCGTTGAGCTAATTAAAAAAGGTCTAGCCTATGTTGACGACAGTACTGCTGAAGAGATTGCAGCAGCAAAAGGTACTCCAACAGAACCGGGAGTGCCGACGGCTTACCGCGACAGGTCTATTGAGGAAAATCTAACGTTATTCGCAGCTATGCGTGCCGGTAAATACAAAGATGGCGAAAAAGTACTTCGTGCAAAGATCGATTTAGCTAGTCCGAATATGCATATGCGTGACCCTTTGTTGTACCGCATCAAACACGCTCACCACCATAGAACTGGCGATCAATGGTGTATCTATCCGATGTATGATTTTGCACACGGGCAATCCGATTCTATCGAGAAAATTACACATTCGATCTGTACATTGGAATTTATCCCACACCGTCCACTTTATGATTGGTGTATTGATAAATTGGAGATTTTCCCTTCTAAGCAATACGAATTTGCACGTTTGAATATGACCTATACCGTCATGAGTAAACGCAAATTGCTGCAATTAGTTAATGACAAATTTGTTGAAAGCTGGGACGATCCGCGTATGCCTACGATCTCAGGATTGCGAAGAAGAGGTTATACACCTGCCAGTATCCGCAACTTCTGTGAGAAAATCGGTGTTCAAAAACGCGAAAACATGATCGATGTCAGTCTTCTGGAATTCTGTATTCGAGAGGATCTCAATAAAACGGCATGGCGCAGAATGGCTGTTCTTGATCCGATCAAATTGGTGATCACAAACTATCCTGACGGTCAGGTAGAAGATCTTATCGGTGAAAACAATCCAGAAGTTGAAGGTGGTGAAGGCTCACGCTCCATTCCCTTTTCAAAAGAACTTTGGATTGAACGCGATGATTTTATGGAAGATGCTCCAAAAAAATTCTTCCGCTTAGGCCCTGGACTTTCTGTGCGTTTGAAACATGCCTACATCGTCACCTGTCACGATTTTGTGAAAGATGAAAATGGCAAAGTAACGGAAGTGCATTGTACATATGTTCCAAATTCTAAATCAGGAGAAGATACTTCTGGGCTAAAAGTAAAAGGGACAATCCACTGGATCTCGGTTCCGCATGCGAAAGAAGCCGAAGTGAGATTGTACGACAGATTGTTCAATGATGAAAACCCTGCTGCAGCAGAAGATTTTAAAGCATCGATTAACCCAGAAAGCCTTCATATTATTGAACGCGCTTATATTGAACCGGATCTAACACATGCAACTCCGGGAAAAGGTTATCAATTTATACGACTGGGATATTTTACCTTAGATACGCATTCTACCCTTTCCCAATTAGTGTTTAACCGTACGGTTACACTGAAAGATTCTTGGGGTAAAGAGGTAAAGAAAAATGCATAA